In Sphingomonas panacisoli, one genomic interval encodes:
- the rnd gene encoding ribonuclease D, with translation MHIHGLIEDSAALANLCTRLAQSPFVCVDTEFMRESTFWPELCLIQIADENEAAAIDPMLPGIDLQPLLDLLVNNEDVLKVFHAGGQDIEIIYNLTAKTPHPLFDTQIAAMALGQGEQIGYSNLVDSWLGIQVDKGARFTDWARRPLETRQVDYAIGDVTHLAKIFPKMLARLKTTGRGAWLDQEMERIADPANYANDPDLAWKRVRIAGRKPEVLGRLKSLARWREMEARGKNLPRGRIVKDETLADLASHPPKKQSDLARVRGLSATWAGNDIGGRLMAALEDAKPLGSAEMPPRDDRKPGLGKDGALVADLLKLLLKIRSRDIDVASRLLARSEELEALAAGQRDGLSILEGWRYDQFGHEALDLVEGRLAFAVVNGKLRMTRTEETAS, from the coding sequence ATGCATATCCATGGTCTGATCGAGGACAGCGCCGCCCTCGCCAATCTCTGCACGCGGCTCGCCCAATCTCCGTTCGTGTGCGTCGACACCGAATTCATGCGCGAGAGCACGTTCTGGCCGGAGCTTTGCCTGATCCAGATCGCCGACGAGAACGAGGCCGCGGCGATCGATCCGATGCTGCCGGGGATCGATCTGCAGCCCTTGCTCGACCTGTTGGTGAACAACGAGGACGTGCTCAAGGTCTTTCATGCTGGCGGACAAGACATTGAAATCATCTATAATCTAACCGCGAAAACGCCACATCCGCTGTTCGACACGCAGATCGCGGCGATGGCGCTGGGGCAAGGCGAACAGATCGGGTATTCGAACCTGGTCGATAGCTGGCTGGGCATTCAGGTCGACAAGGGCGCCCGGTTCACCGACTGGGCGCGGCGGCCGCTCGAGACGCGCCAGGTCGATTACGCGATCGGCGACGTCACGCATCTCGCCAAGATTTTCCCCAAGATGCTCGCGCGATTGAAGACGACCGGGCGCGGCGCGTGGCTCGATCAGGAAATGGAGCGGATCGCCGATCCCGCCAACTACGCCAACGATCCCGACCTGGCGTGGAAACGCGTGCGCATCGCGGGTCGCAAGCCCGAGGTGCTGGGCCGACTGAAGTCGCTGGCGCGGTGGCGCGAGATGGAAGCGCGGGGCAAGAACCTGCCGCGCGGCCGCATCGTCAAGGACGAGACGCTGGCCGACCTCGCCAGCCACCCGCCGAAGAAGCAGAGCGACCTCGCGCGTGTCCGCGGGCTGTCGGCGACCTGGGCGGGCAACGATATCGGCGGACGGCTGATGGCGGCGCTCGAGGATGCCAAGCCGCTCGGCTCTGCCGAAATGCCGCCGCGCGACGACCGTAAGCCCGGACTCGGCAAGGACGGTGCGCTGGTGGCGGACTTGCTGAAGCTACTGCTCAAGATCCGTTCGCGCGACATCGACGTCGCATCGCGCTTGCTCGCGCGGTCGGAGGAGCTGGAGGCGCTGGCTGCCGGGCAGCGAGACGGGCTCTCGATTCTCGAAGGCTGGCGCTACGACCAGTTCGGCCACGAAGCGCTCGATCTGGTCGAAGGACGGTTGGCCTTCGCGGTGGTCAACGGCAAGCTGCGGATGACGCGGACGGAGGAGACGGCATCGTGA